The genomic stretch GATGCTCGACAAGAACCGGAAGTACCTGCCGACGTTTAAAAGATTTTCGGTTTAGGCTTTAAAATTGGATAGTTAATTTGAAAAGGAGAGGCTTGAGACACGGCATAAGACCTTTGTTGCCTCCATTATCCAAATCATTAAGGCTGCACACTCACCTTCCACTCCGCATGTATATGATCTCAAAATCGCATTTCACCTGATCGGGGAACATTCACACCGGTCTCGGCTCGATTTTCGAACCTTTTGATGACAAATTGGCGATCATAGCCGTATTTTCTTGACATTTGATTAAAAATATTATAGAAAAAGGCAAATTCAGGGCGCAGGGCCCTGAGTAGGCACTCTGATAAAGAGGGATTCGGAATGCCTTGTTTAAAGCATCCGAGGATCTCTTTTCAGTTTTCATTTTCCTGTTCTTGTGTTTAATAGTGTGTTTTTAAAAGAGGTATCGGTGTTTTATGCTTTCCTTGTCATAGCCTCCGGAGATGACCATTGTTAAATAAGAGAAGAAGAAGGAGGCAAAGATGCAAGGAAAGAAGCTTTTTGTGGGTAACCTCAAGTACTCGGTGACGGCGGGTGAGCTCGAAGACCTGTTCTCCAAATACGGAGAGGTGGTCGAGGCCAAGGTCATCGAGGGAAGGGGATTCGGGTTCGTCGAGATGTCAGACCAGTCCGAGGCGGAAAAGGCGAAGGAGGAATTGAACGGGACGGACTTCGTCGGACGTACCTTGAACATCGATGAAGCCAGACCCCCCAGAAGCAGGGACCGGGGAAGAAACAACCAGAGGTACTAAACCCACAAGCCGGCCGATAGACCGTTTAAACGATAATCCGGCCGGCTCAAGCTCCGTTGTACGGTTTGAAACACCGACTTTAAAAGTTGGCAGATCGTTTAGACGATTATCCGGCCGGCTCAAGCAGCCCGGAAGGATGACCCCGAGGTTTGCAAGCTTCACAGCGAAAATGAATCGGCCATCCGATCGGATCGGGGTGGGCGTATTTAATGAGGTTGCGGACACCGGCAAAGGCAAGCGGGGCTTAAAGCGGTCGGCCGGTCGTAGCTGTTCCTAACTTGAGAGAGACGGCGGACATAAAACACTTTTCCAATATTGTTTCGTTTTCAACCAAAAGGGGGGAATGTTCTCCCCTTTTTTAAAGTTAATCCTATCTTTAAAATCAAGACGATGATCAGACACCGCTGTGAAACGTCAATTTCCACCCTTTTCCCGCCGATTATCCTTCATAGGGCCGATGCCGAAGAATTAAGCGCGAAGAAATTTAATCCCCGATTCTCCCCTGATTAGAGGCCTTTAGCTCCGCAAACCTGAATCTCGTTTAGACCGGCATACAGACCGACCAAATATGCCGCCCACAAAGCCGGATTTACATCAAATCCCCCATGATTCCCTATAATTCTCATACCGACATTTCAAATAAAATATAGAGAAAAAAAATTCATCTGCGCTCGATTTTTCTTGACAACGAAAACGCAGTTTATTACAATGAACAATGTTCACTACAGAATATATATGTTATCCGGCTCTTGTTATTAAAGCGTTTCCCCCCGTCAATATTTTAAAATCACCGTTCAAATCCGGGGTGGCCAGATTAATATTCCAATATATATAAGGGAAAGGCGAAATGAAATCCGCCGACAAAAACGAGCTCCTCATAAGGTGCTGGACGACACCTCGCGGGACATGGCTCTATTACTGCCACCTTATCGGCATTGGAGGAATCGGGGAACTGAGGGCGACTTCGGTGGGGCCGATGGGGATGAGGCGCATCAACCGGATGGATGATCTGGAGTGCGTCCTGAAGGAGATATTGACCTCCTTCAAGACGGCCTCACTTGAGCTTTCCAAAAGTCCGAGTATCAGAAACCATATCGAGGACAGCCGGCCGAGGCGTGCCGCACATTCCAAGACCCGGCATCACACGGTACCCCTACCCCTGCAAAAGGGTGAAATCCCGGCCGCAAAACCGGATCTCTCCTTCTGCACGTACATATCCATCCTCGAGCGCTTTTTCAAGACCCTTCCGTTCGGATACTCAACTACCCGGTCGTGCGCCGACTGCGCGATTAAAAAAAACGAGGACTGCTTAAAGGAATACAGGTTCGGTTCGGCCGATGACTCAAATGTGGATTGCCGTTTGAGCGATCTGTACAAGATCGACCTGAAGTGGATATGCCTGGAAACATAGATAGATCGGGATTTTTTGGAATTTCGCGGATTGAAAAGGAGATTTGAGATGAACAATCTCGAAAGTAAGGAGCTGAAGGAGCTTCTGATCAAGGGCTGGATGACCCACGACGGGATGTGGTTTTACCACTCCATGCAGGAGTTTGGGATAGAGAGGACCAACAAGGTCAACAGGGAGGCCGTAAAGGCGATGTCGGCAATCGAGGTAAAAAGGCTCAAAAAGATACTGGGTGTGGAGTCTGTCAGAGACTTCAACGAGTTTAAGGAATTTGTGACGAGCGCCTACGAGCTGGTGATGGCCGATTTTATGAAGCTCGGCTACCAGTACAAGGAGCCTAATGTACTGGAGGTATGGTGGGAGCCGGAGAGCTGTTTCGCCTATCAGGGCATAAAGCAGATAGGGGCTATTGAAGATTACCAATGCGGGATCTTCGACAGGAGCGAGACCTGGTACAGAGAACTCGGCCTCAATTTCACGGTCACCCCGAAGGTCTCCAGCTGCATGATGCACACGGAGGGAAAGTGCTTCAGGAGATACGAGTTCGATTTTGGAAGTCAGTAAAACTTGAATTAAAAAAGGAGATTTTTAGATGAAGATCGACAAGGAAACCTGGGACCTTATTCAGAAGCATCTCGGTTACAACGATGAAGAGATGAAGATATTCAAGGAAAACCCGAGAAACGAGGCCGTAATCTCAAAGACGTCGGAACTCATAGACAAGACCATCATCTTTGAGGTTATCAAATCCGAGGGATGCAACAGTCAGCATAAGGTGGGAGATAAATTCTATTTTGATGGCAAGGGAAACCTCATGACAAAACTCTGCCCAAAAAGGATTTGCGTCCATGCCCTCGGCCCATTATCGGCGCTCGTTTTTACGGCCAACGAGCTTATCTATGCCGGGGCTGACCCGAATGAAATGAGGTTTCCCGAAGTCAGCTGTCCCGACGTGGGACTTGAATGTGGGGGGTGGGGACAGATCGTGATGAAGTTAAGGGTGGAAGACAGAAAGAGATAGAATCGTACGGGAGCGGGAATCCAGTTAAACATTATCTGTCATCCCCTTGGAAAACGGGAATCCAGATTAATATCTTTCCCCCGCATACGCGGGGACAGGCTGGATTCCCAATGGTGTTGGAAATGACAGAATAAGTTCCCAATTGTGTTGGGAACGACAGCTGGGCGGCACCGACAGGCCCTTGCTTGTCAGTGGGATATTCCCAGACTTGCATGGAACTAAAAATCATCTGTCATTCCCGTGAAAACGGGAATCCAGGAGGGACGGCCTGTGTGCCGGGCGGCAACGGGAATCTACACCGACATCTTTCTGGATTCCCAATCAAGTTGGAAATGACAGAATAAGTTCCCAATTGTGTTGGGAACGACAGCTGGGCGGCACCGACAGGCTCCTGCATGTTGGTGGGATATTTTGAAAAAGAGCCGATTTTTCAACCTCCTTTTATTACAGGAGAAAAATATGGACGATGTCTACAGACGTCTGGCAAAGAGGCTGGATGAGCTGCCTAACGGCTTTCCGGAGACCGAGAGCGGCGTCGAGCTTAGGATCCTCAAAAAGATATTCTCCCCGGAGGAAGCGGAGACCGCCCTCCTCTTGAGTCCCCTTCCAGAGACGGCCGAGGCAATAGCCGGGCGCCTCGACAAACCGGCATCTAAGATGCGCGATATACTGGACGATATGGCAAAGAGGGGACAGATCGGATCCTTCACGCTGTTCGGGCAGCAGATGTATATGCTGATCGCCTTCGTCCCCGGCATCTACGACTTTCAAGTTTATCGCATGGACAGGGAGTTCGTCGACCTTTACGACGAGTATGAATCCGCCTTCTTGAAGGGAACCGGAAGCCACAGGCCCGCCGTGGCCCGGGTGGTCCCGATAAACGACAATATAGAGGTGGAATCCCGGGTGCAGCTTTACGAGGACGTTCGCAAGATCGTCGAAAAGTCGAGCTCCTTTCTTCTGGTGGACTGCATCTGCAGAAAGGAGAGAGCAATGTTGGGGCTTGGCTGTGACCACACGATAAGGGTCTGTCTTTACGTCTCAATAGAAAAAAATGCCTATGACTATTTCTCCATCGGCGGCGAGGTAATCTCGAAAGAGGAGGCGCTCGATATCCTGAAAGACGCCGAGGAGGAGGGTCTGGTTCACATGACGTACTACAACGTCCAGAAGGGGCACAGCGTCATCTGCAACTGCTGCACCTGCTGCTGTCACTCCTTCAGGGGGGCGATTAACTACGGGGCGCCCCACATGTTTATGAAAAGTAATTTTATTGCAGCGATTGACAAAGAAAGCTGCACGGCCTGCGGAACTTGCGCAGAGGAGCGCTGCCCGGTAGTGGCGATCGTAAAAGACGGCGACTCTTATCGTGTCATGGAAGACAAATGCATCGGATGCGGACTGTGCGCGGTCACATGTCCGGCCGACTCGATAAGCCTGGTCGAGAGGGAAGAGGCGGAGCGGGACGAGCCACCGAAGAACTTCATTGAGTGGAACATAAGCCGCGCTAAGAGCCGGGGGATCGAGCTCAAGCTAAAATGATCGATAGGGGACGTTTTTTGACCGGCGCGTTTTAGCTGAAATGATTTTGGGGAGAGATATTCATGGAAAATATCGATTTTGAAATCGGCTCCGAAGGTAGAGAGGATATCTTAAGGAACGTCTGGACCTTACACGACGCAAGGTGGTTCATTAAGACGATCGGGAAATACGGCCTCGACGCCGCCAACGAGCTCAACCGGACTGTTATTAGATCGATGGGGAAGACGGAGATAAAGGTCTTGATGAACGGGAGCGGGATTAAAAAGATCACCGATATCGACCGGTTGAACTCCCTGATGACCGTCGCCTCGAAGCTCTTCTTCCCGAAGGAGCACAAATACGAGTTCAAGATACTCAACGAAAACGAGCTTCTGGGACACGTGATCGAGTGCTATGTCCACAAGAACGTTAAGAAAGCTGGGATCGCCGATCTCTATAAATGTGCCGCAAGGCCCAGGTTTGAGTCTTGGATTGCGGCGATGGGGCTTAACGGCGAGATCGTTCAGGAGGTGGACTCCAGCAACTGCAACGGCACGTGCGGGATCGTCTTCAGGATCGACTGGTGATACTCGATAAATGGGGTTTATAAAACGGGAGAATTAAAAAAAACGATAAAATATTTAAGGGGGTCAAAATGAGTAACCTAATAGTAGACGAGAGGGATCAGAGGTTCGTCCTCTACGAGCACCTCGAGGCCGAAAAGCTGACGGGATTTGCCAGATATTCCGAATTCTCCAAAGACATCTTCGACATGATCATCGACGAGGCGAGAAAGTTCGCCGTGGACGTCCTCGAACCCACGATCGAGGAGACGGAGAGGGAGGGGTGCACCCTGAAGGACGGCAGCGTCTCCATTCCGAAGTGCCTTAAGGAGGCCTACCGCATCTACTGCGAGGGGGGGTGGGTGGCGCCCAGCCAGCCGGCAGATGTGGGAGGACAGGGGCTTCCCGTCCTGCTGCAGACGGCGGCCAGGGAATACTTCAACTGCAACACCTCCTTTTTGCCCTATCCGGGCCTGGCGGAGGGGGCCGCCCTTCTCATAAGGATGCACGGCACCGATCAGCAGAAGAAAAAATATATGGAGAAGATGTTCACCGGCGAGTGGGGGGGCACTATGGCGCTCACCGAGCCGGGCGCGGGGACCGACGTGGGATCGCTCACCACGTCGGCTAAAAAAAACCCGGACGGGTCTTATTCCATCACCGGAACCAAGATATTCATCACCGCGGGCGACCACGACCTCGTCGATAACATCGTCCACGCGGTCCTGGCCAGGGTCGAGGGCGCCCCGTCGGGAACAAAAGGCATCTCAATCTTCCTAGTGCCGAAATACCTCGTAAACGACGACGGTAGCCTGGGCGAGAGGAACGACTACAGCGTAACCGGCATCGAGAAGAAGATGGGATTCAACGGCTCGGCCACATGCCTCATGAACTTCGGCGACAACGGAAAGTGTTACGGCGAGCTTCTGGGGGAGGAAGGCCAGGGGATGAAGGTCATGTTCATCCTGATGAACGAGGCGAGGGTCGCCGTGGCGCTCCAGGGGCTGACCTGCGCCTCCCGGGCGTATCTGAACTCCGTCAAGTACGCAAAGGAGAGGATACAGGGACCCGATCTCATAAACTTCAGAAACCCCGAGGCGCCCAGGGTCCCCATAATCAACCACCCGGACGTGAGAAGGATGCTCCTCTGGATGAAGTCCCACACGGAGGGACTGAGGGCCCTTACCTACTACACCTCGAAGTGCGAAGATCTCTCCCTCGCCCTCGACGACCCGGAGGAGAGGGAGAAGTGGCACGGGATGGTGGAGCTTCTGACCCCGGTCATCAAGGCATGCGGCTCCGACATCGGCTTTCAGGTGGCGGATCAATCGATCATGGTCCACGGCGGCTACGGCTACACAAAGGAATACCCGGTCGAGCAGATACTGAGGGACGTCAAGCTCTCCGCCATATACGAGGGGACAAACGGCGTCCAGGCCCTCGACCTCGTTGGGAGAAAACTGGGACAGAAGAAGGGGGAGAACTTCAAGAACCTTATCGGCGAGATCAATAAATTCATAAGGGAAGCGGGCAACAACGGTAGGATCTCCGGCCTCGTGGACAAGCTCAAGGAGGGCGTAAAGATATTGACCGACACCAGTGAGTTCTTCGCGGCGTGCGGAAGGGAGGGGAAGTTCCTCGTCCCCATCGGAAACGCCTACCCGTTCCTGAACCTGATGGCAACCATAATGTTGTCGTGGATGCTGGCCTGGCAGGCGAAGATCGCCGGAGAGAGGCTCGATGCCCTGACAAAAGAGAAGGGGGTGGACCCCAACAACTGGATCAAGTGGGCCGAGTTTCTGAATGACGACCGTAACGCCGCCTTCTACTCCGGGAAGCTGGCGGCGGCCAAGTACTTCATCAACAACGTTATGCCGAAGGCGGAGGCGATCGCCAAGGCGATAAAGACCGAGGACCTCTCCATCATGGAGATCGCCGAGGTCTCCTTCGCGTTTTAGAGGAGAGGGCGGGAAATATCCATCACCGATCGATCCGTCGGCGTAAGGGCGGATCGGAAGCGTGGAATTCCAATCCGTCGGTATGGACTTTTGCACTCATTTTCCCTCTTCGATTGACAACGGGAAACAACAAAGCTATAATGAGCATGGTCGAGATGGGGGCCTTCCCCGTGACCGGGACTTCGATTAAACCTTAAGGGGTGCCAAGCTTATGCCCGAACTTACCTTCGGCGATCTAAAAGAGAGGGAGCGTGAGGCCCGCCGGGAGCTGATCGTGAATACCGCCAAGAAGCTCTTTTCAGAAAAGAGCTTCAAGAACGTAACGGTGCGGGACATCGCCAAGAGCGCGGGGGTCAGCACGGGGACGATCTACCGCTACTACGAGAGCCTGGACGAGCTCTTCCTCGAGGTCTTCTACGCAGACACGAAGGAGATCATCGGAATCATCGAGGAGGAGCTCAAGAGGGACGAGGGGTGCAGTATCCGGAGGTTCAGCGAGGTCTACATCGGCTACCTCAACGAGAACACCTCCTACTACCAGATGATGAGCTACTTCATGCCGAGGGGGATGCTGACCGACGAGGAGATCGAAAAAATAAACCCGATAATGCAGGAGGTCATCGACCTCATCGAGAGGGTCATAAAGCAATCTGGGCACAAGGGGGACACCCAGCTGATGTCCAGGGCGCTCTTTTCGGCATTAAACGGCATAATGACTAGCTACGCCCAGTACCCCGGGAGCAGCGTGGGTGAGATCAGAAAATACACACTCGTCCTTGCCGGCTACATCGCCGACTTCTTCGAGATGGGCGCAAGGAAGGATTATTATTGATAGAGGCCGTCCATTATTTAAATCCCGCTGAAGATTGATGTCACGGATGGAGGGGAGTATTAAATCACCAGAGGGGGCTGACGCCCTGCCCTGTCAAGGTAGACACCTTCTTACCGGCTGCGGTTTCTCCACTCGTAAAGCATTTGTTTGCAGAGCCTGTCGTAGATTTCCTTGAACGGCATTGAGCTTTTCTTTATCAGGTCGATGAGGGACGTGATACGAAAAAGGATGTTATCCTCTATTTTCTGAAGCTTTCTTTCCTGCGCCTCTTCCAGCCTGTCGATCCTGCTTGTTATCGACTCGACTATCTGAATGCCGCCGCCATCGATATTTTCCTCACCGGTTTTCTCCTCACCCAGCTCCCCGCCAGTTGTCTGTTCGGTCGTCATTTTACCCTCAATCCTTTCGAGGCTTGCAAGTATCAACGTGAATATCGCGGTGCCGGCAAATCCGGTCGCCGCTCCGCCGCCGCCCATTAACTTCATCTCTTCGACCTTATCGCCGACTTGCTTCACCTCTCCCGATATTTTATCCCGCTCCGCCTTCGCCTGACCCTCCTCTGTCGGCGTTGCGGCCTCCCCTACCAGAGGCGTAGAAAGTAAAAATGGATACTCCTTAAGAAAATCCATCGCGTCCCAGTAAAGCTTTTTTGCATCTTCCACAGCGCTCTTAGCGGCTAAACTATACGCTTCATCTCTACGCAATGTGGCATCAATCCGTGAAGCTCTAGATTCTTTAAAAAATTCAGTCGTCTTCTCCAATCTGTTCTGGATGTCTTTTGCTGGTTTAAATTCATATGTAACTCCCAGCTTTTCCATTATCTTCTTCAGGTTCTCCCGGGTGTCGAACGTGTATCCATATATTTCGTGGACCTCCGGATCCAACGTTGAAGTGAAGTAATCTACGATGGCAATGAGGTCCGCGATTATATCAAATGCCCCTGTTATAATGGCGCCTGCGG from Candidatus Zymogenus saltonus encodes the following:
- a CDS encoding TIGR04076 family protein, producing the protein MKIDKETWDLIQKHLGYNDEEMKIFKENPRNEAVISKTSELIDKTIIFEVIKSEGCNSQHKVGDKFYFDGKGNLMTKLCPKRICVHALGPLSALVFTANELIYAGADPNEMRFPEVSCPDVGLECGGWGQIVMKLRVEDRKR
- a CDS encoding RNA-binding protein; the protein is MQGKKLFVGNLKYSVTAGELEDLFSKYGEVVEAKVIEGRGFGFVEMSDQSEAEKAKEELNGTDFVGRTLNIDEARPPRSRDRGRNNQRY
- a CDS encoding 4Fe-4S binding protein, which codes for MDDVYRRLAKRLDELPNGFPETESGVELRILKKIFSPEEAETALLLSPLPETAEAIAGRLDKPASKMRDILDDMAKRGQIGSFTLFGQQMYMLIAFVPGIYDFQVYRMDREFVDLYDEYESAFLKGTGSHRPAVARVVPINDNIEVESRVQLYEDVRKIVEKSSSFLLVDCICRKERAMLGLGCDHTIRVCLYVSIEKNAYDYFSIGGEVISKEEALDILKDAEEEGLVHMTYYNVQKGHSVICNCCTCCCHSFRGAINYGAPHMFMKSNFIAAIDKESCTACGTCAEERCPVVAIVKDGDSYRVMEDKCIGCGLCAVTCPADSISLVEREEAERDEPPKNFIEWNISRAKSRGIELKLK
- a CDS encoding acyl-CoA dehydrogenase; amino-acid sequence: MSNLIVDERDQRFVLYEHLEAEKLTGFARYSEFSKDIFDMIIDEARKFAVDVLEPTIEETEREGCTLKDGSVSIPKCLKEAYRIYCEGGWVAPSQPADVGGQGLPVLLQTAAREYFNCNTSFLPYPGLAEGAALLIRMHGTDQQKKKYMEKMFTGEWGGTMALTEPGAGTDVGSLTTSAKKNPDGSYSITGTKIFITAGDHDLVDNIVHAVLARVEGAPSGTKGISIFLVPKYLVNDDGSLGERNDYSVTGIEKKMGFNGSATCLMNFGDNGKCYGELLGEEGQGMKVMFILMNEARVAVALQGLTCASRAYLNSVKYAKERIQGPDLINFRNPEAPRVPIINHPDVRRMLLWMKSHTEGLRALTYYTSKCEDLSLALDDPEEREKWHGMVELLTPVIKACGSDIGFQVADQSIMVHGGYGYTKEYPVEQILRDVKLSAIYEGTNGVQALDLVGRKLGQKKGENFKNLIGEINKFIREAGNNGRISGLVDKLKEGVKILTDTSEFFAACGREGKFLVPIGNAYPFLNLMATIMLSWMLAWQAKIAGERLDALTKEKGVDPNNWIKWAEFLNDDRNAAFYSGKLAAAKYFINNVMPKAEAIAKAIKTEDLSIMEIAEVSFAF
- a CDS encoding TetR/AcrR family transcriptional regulator — encoded protein: MPELTFGDLKEREREARRELIVNTAKKLFSEKSFKNVTVRDIAKSAGVSTGTIYRYYESLDELFLEVFYADTKEIIGIIEEELKRDEGCSIRRFSEVYIGYLNENTSYYQMMSYFMPRGMLTDEEIEKINPIMQEVIDLIERVIKQSGHKGDTQLMSRALFSALNGIMTSYAQYPGSSVGEIRKYTLVLAGYIADFFEMGARKDYY